A window from Pseudobacteriovorax antillogorgiicola encodes these proteins:
- the ftsH gene encoding ATP-dependent zinc metalloprotease FtsH, producing the protein MSKSKKSNQQLKVSLMLAGLFMLFLMFNMMSAQRDEAQEVQYSEFKALVEQDKIEKVEIGERETIVTKKLGDTFSVTVPQETIKPEELVAKGISVSYKKAEEESVWKALLLNSLPLLLLLFLFFFFMRQLQIGGGKAMSFGKSRAKMLNENQSKLTFEDVAGIEEAKNELEEIVDFLKDPKKFTRLGGRIPKGVLLVGPPGTGKTILAKAIAGEAGVPFFSISGSDFVEMFVGVGASRVRDLFEQAKKQAPCIIFIDEIDAVGRQRGAGLGGGHDEREQTLNQLLVEMDGFETNEGVILIAATNRADVLDPALLRPGRFDRRVYVPKPDVRGRRGILAVHTRKTPLKKDVDLDIIAQGTSGFSGADLENLVNEAALIAARRDLKEVSMTHFESAKDKVLMGPERKSMIISESEKRNTAYHEAGHCIVAKMVPGADPVHKITIIPRGQALGVTVLLPTEDRLSMSKEYAQGMIAYAMGGRAAEEIVFGHTTTGAGNDIQKATDIARKMVCSWGMSDKLGPIALSGGDQEVFLGREWGHQETYSQQVLNDIDSEVKRIITEGYDTAVRILKEKRDVLTEMSESLLIRETLDSKAINAVMEGEKIITEEEKQAYQERIAKEKEAALAGVKSEDVATTPADEGQGKPSGVEPLPQGT; encoded by the coding sequence ATGTCAAAGTCCAAAAAATCAAATCAGCAGTTGAAAGTGTCGTTGATGCTTGCTGGTTTATTCATGCTGTTTCTCATGTTCAACATGATGTCTGCCCAAAGAGATGAGGCGCAGGAAGTACAGTATTCCGAATTCAAGGCTCTTGTTGAGCAGGATAAAATAGAAAAAGTCGAAATCGGTGAGCGAGAAACGATCGTTACCAAAAAACTCGGCGATACCTTCAGCGTCACCGTTCCTCAGGAAACGATCAAACCTGAAGAGCTAGTCGCAAAAGGAATTTCTGTAAGTTACAAAAAGGCTGAAGAGGAAAGCGTTTGGAAGGCGCTTCTTCTGAACTCTTTGCCTTTATTGCTGCTTCTTTTCCTATTTTTCTTTTTCATGCGTCAATTACAGATCGGTGGTGGCAAGGCCATGTCCTTCGGCAAAAGCCGAGCAAAGATGCTAAACGAAAATCAGTCTAAGCTCACATTTGAAGATGTCGCAGGGATTGAGGAAGCGAAGAACGAGCTGGAAGAAATTGTCGACTTCCTCAAAGACCCTAAAAAGTTCACTCGCTTGGGTGGCCGTATCCCTAAGGGTGTTCTTTTGGTGGGCCCTCCGGGAACCGGTAAAACAATCCTTGCAAAGGCTATCGCAGGAGAAGCTGGAGTACCGTTCTTTAGTATTTCGGGCTCTGACTTTGTGGAAATGTTTGTGGGTGTTGGTGCAAGCCGGGTTCGTGACTTGTTCGAACAAGCGAAGAAGCAAGCCCCTTGTATTATCTTTATCGATGAGATCGATGCTGTCGGTCGTCAACGTGGCGCTGGTCTTGGTGGCGGTCACGATGAACGTGAACAGACCTTGAACCAACTTCTGGTTGAGATGGATGGTTTCGAGACGAATGAAGGCGTGATTCTGATTGCTGCGACCAACCGTGCCGATGTCCTTGATCCCGCACTTCTGAGGCCAGGTCGATTCGATCGCCGGGTCTATGTACCTAAGCCCGATGTTCGTGGTCGTCGAGGAATTCTTGCGGTTCACACGAGAAAAACACCACTCAAAAAGGATGTCGACCTAGACATCATAGCGCAGGGAACTTCAGGATTCTCCGGTGCAGACTTAGAGAACCTCGTTAACGAGGCAGCTCTGATTGCTGCGAGACGAGATCTAAAGGAAGTCTCAATGACTCACTTTGAGAGCGCGAAAGATAAGGTTCTTATGGGTCCAGAGCGCAAAAGTATGATCATTAGCGAAAGTGAAAAGCGCAACACAGCTTATCACGAAGCGGGGCACTGCATCGTTGCCAAAATGGTTCCAGGCGCAGACCCAGTTCATAAGATCACGATTATCCCGCGTGGCCAAGCTCTAGGTGTGACCGTCCTTCTGCCAACGGAAGATCGATTGTCCATGTCGAAAGAGTATGCTCAGGGGATGATTGCCTATGCTATGGGCGGACGTGCTGCAGAAGAAATCGTCTTTGGTCACACGACGACTGGTGCCGGAAACGACATTCAGAAGGCTACAGATATCGCGCGAAAGATGGTTTGTAGCTGGGGAATGAGTGACAAACTTGGTCCAATTGCCCTTTCTGGAGGCGATCAGGAGGTCTTCTTGGGCCGTGAGTGGGGTCATCAAGAGACCTATTCTCAGCAAGTTCTTAACGATATCGATTCTGAAGTCAAACGCATTATCACTGAGGGGTATGATACCGCAGTGCGGATTCTCAAAGAAAAGCGTGATGTTCTAACTGAGATGTCTGAGTCACTTCTCATTCGTGAAACTCTCGACTCCAAGGCTATCAACGCCGTTATGGAAGGCGAGAAGATTATTACCGAAGAAGAGAAGCAAGCGTATCAAGAGCGTATTGCTAAAGAGAAGGAAGCCGCGCTTGCGGGGGTGAAGTCCGAAGACGTTGCGACAACCCCTGCCGACGAAGGGCAAGGGAAACCAAGTGGAGTGGAGCCATTACCGCAGGGAACCTAA
- the folP gene encoding dihydropteroate synthase, with protein sequence MGVLNLTPDSFSDGGQFLDPDLALDRAWQMVEQGADIIDLGAESSRPGAEYVSEEEEWTRLEPVLNRLKKGGFDCPISVDTNKPNIMTRLHDYGVELVNDIKGGADDETLAVLAKQSMIYIAMHMHKDPKQMQTAPLKGDEAIGEIDSFYDSVSGRLRRAGFADDSIWFDPGIGFGKDDAANLKLIKHSLQHGSQHHLLLGISRKSFMGRLLGLDDPIDRDPPSKMLETCFLMMGIKCIRTHDVEKLSHIKRLLS encoded by the coding sequence ATGGGGGTCCTTAACTTGACCCCAGACTCTTTCTCCGACGGGGGACAGTTCTTGGACCCCGACTTAGCCCTCGATCGCGCTTGGCAGATGGTGGAGCAAGGTGCTGACATCATCGATCTAGGCGCTGAATCTTCCCGACCTGGGGCTGAATACGTCTCAGAAGAGGAAGAATGGACCCGGCTTGAGCCTGTGCTAAACCGTCTCAAGAAGGGGGGATTCGACTGCCCCATAAGCGTCGATACCAACAAACCGAATATCATGACTCGGCTTCACGACTATGGAGTCGAACTGGTAAACGATATCAAAGGTGGTGCTGATGATGAGACCTTGGCAGTGCTTGCCAAGCAGTCCATGATCTACATCGCGATGCATATGCACAAGGACCCAAAGCAGATGCAAACTGCTCCTCTCAAAGGCGACGAAGCCATTGGCGAGATCGATAGCTTTTATGATTCGGTTTCTGGTCGCCTGAGGCGGGCAGGTTTCGCGGATGATAGTATCTGGTTTGATCCTGGAATTGGCTTCGGTAAAGATGATGCAGCCAATCTCAAGCTTATAAAGCATTCTTTGCAGCATGGGAGTCAGCATCACCTATTGTTGGGCATCTCTCGAAAGTCTTTTATGGGGAGGCTTTTGGGTTTAGACGATCCGATCGATCGCGATCCGCCATCGAAAATGCTAGAAACCTGCTTTCTCATGATGGGTATCAAGTGTATCCGGACGCATGATGTCGAAAAACTTTCCCATATTAAACGATTATTGTCATAA
- the cdaA gene encoding diadenylate cyclase CdaA, translating into MAELFQKLGPWAIVDILIIAAIIYRLLLLIRGTRAMQMVLGILVLAGLTFLVSQIYPLTTLKWVMDKFYSSIIIIIVILFQEDIRRVLSRMGKKTVFQSGEAVSSRQILDEITRAASSLTSKKIGALIVIERNIILSRYVDVGILVDSRISKELLVAIFHPTSPVHDGAVIIQQGRIAAAGCFLPLTRDERVDPDLGTRHRAAIGMSQETDALVVVVSEETQAISLVVDGNVSRNLGPKELRKVLRNLLSPDRDVSEKKKSSGKNWNQVIERMKIFRSGGGGEHE; encoded by the coding sequence ATGGCGGAGCTTTTTCAAAAGCTAGGTCCGTGGGCGATCGTAGATATATTGATTATCGCAGCGATCATCTATCGGCTATTGCTTTTGATTCGGGGTACTCGTGCCATGCAAATGGTACTCGGGATTCTGGTTCTTGCTGGGCTAACGTTTCTAGTCTCTCAGATATATCCATTGACCACTCTCAAGTGGGTGATGGATAAGTTTTATTCGTCCATCATCATTATCATCGTCATTTTATTCCAGGAAGATATTCGTCGTGTGCTGAGTCGCATGGGCAAAAAGACAGTTTTCCAATCTGGAGAAGCGGTTTCTTCAAGGCAGATTCTTGATGAAATCACCCGAGCAGCCTCATCCCTGACATCCAAGAAGATCGGGGCTTTGATTGTGATTGAGCGCAATATCATCTTGAGTCGTTATGTCGATGTCGGAATATTGGTAGACTCTCGGATATCAAAAGAGTTGCTGGTAGCTATTTTTCATCCCACTTCTCCTGTACACGATGGAGCTGTGATTATCCAGCAAGGCCGGATCGCAGCGGCCGGATGTTTCCTGCCATTAACCCGAGATGAGCGGGTCGACCCGGACTTAGGGACAAGGCACCGCGCGGCGATTGGAATGAGTCAAGAAACAGATGCCTTAGTGGTTGTTGTTTCTGAAGAGACGCAGGCGATCTCATTGGTTGTGGATGGCAATGTGTCCCGCAATCTAGGTCCTAAAGAGCTGCGAAAAGTGCTGCGAAATCTACTGAGCCCTGACCGTGATGTTTCAGAAAAAAAGAAGAGTTCTGGCAAAAACTGGAACCAGGTGATCGAGAGAATGAAGATTTTCCGCTCCGGTGGAGGAGGGGAGCATGAGTAA